From Gimesia panareensis, the proteins below share one genomic window:
- the queC gene encoding 7-cyano-7-deazaguanine synthase QueC, whose translation MSSDAPKAVVLVSGGLDSATTLAMAADAGFELYALSFDYGQRHRHELEAAKKVCQAFDAQHFVTFPLDLRVFGGSALTADIEVPKDRSDDDLEAGIPITYVPARNTVFLSLALAWAETLNAFDLFIGVNAVDYSGYPDCRPEFIESFENMANLATKSGVEHSGTWKIHTPLISLTKAEIIKKGMELGVDYGLTHSCYDPLPDGTPCGHCDSCQLRAKGFAEAGFDDPALKK comes from the coding sequence ATGTCATCCGATGCCCCCAAAGCCGTGGTCCTCGTCAGTGGCGGACTCGATTCCGCAACCACACTGGCGATGGCCGCTGACGCCGGTTTTGAACTGTACGCGCTCTCCTTCGACTACGGTCAACGGCACCGCCACGAACTGGAAGCAGCGAAAAAGGTCTGCCAGGCATTTGATGCACAACACTTTGTCACCTTCCCGCTGGATCTACGGGTCTTTGGTGGCTCGGCACTCACCGCAGACATTGAAGTCCCCAAGGATCGCTCTGATGATGACCTGGAAGCCGGCATTCCCATCACCTATGTCCCCGCCCGGAACACGGTCTTCCTCTCGCTGGCACTCGCCTGGGCCGAAACTTTGAATGCCTTCGACCTGTTCATCGGCGTGAATGCCGTCGATTACAGTGGCTATCCCGACTGCCGTCCTGAGTTCATCGAGTCCTTCGAGAACATGGCCAACCTGGCAACGAAATCGGGTGTCGAACACAGCGGAACCTGGAAGATCCATACGCCGCTGATTTCGCTGACCAAGGCCGAAATCATCAAAAAAGGGATGGAACTCGGCGTCGATTATGGCCTGACCCACAGTTGCTACGACCCACTGCCCGACGGCACGCCCTGCGGCCACTGTGACTCCTGCCAGCTCCGCGCCAAAGGTTTCGCGGAAGCCGGCTTTGATGATCCCGCTCTGAAAAAATAA
- a CDS encoding nitrilase family protein — protein MRDIRIAAVQFEHRNGDKAYNLQRIRELAQQAVDRGAEIVSFHECCIPAYTFVQSFSKEELLALAEPVPSGPSTRELMQISAEVGVPILAGLFEEDQGDVYNTYVCVDGHQLVARFRKLHAFVNSHLSSGSEYVVFDLRGCRCGILICYDNNLVENVRMTTMLGAEIIFMPHVTCCLPSVMPGRGLVDPKLWDNRDRDPVRLRQEFQGPKGKGWLMRWLPARAYDNGVYAIFTNPVGMDDQEVKPGLSMILDPFGEIIAECTNLGDDMAIALCTEEKLGQAGGRRYIRARRPELYGKLVEPPAEPPVTEPGWELKPSS, from the coding sequence ATGAGAGACATCAGGATCGCTGCCGTCCAGTTTGAACATCGTAACGGAGACAAGGCATATAATCTGCAGCGGATCCGGGAGCTCGCACAACAGGCGGTCGACCGGGGGGCTGAGATTGTCAGCTTTCATGAATGTTGTATCCCGGCTTACACATTCGTGCAATCGTTTTCCAAAGAAGAACTGCTGGCGCTGGCCGAACCGGTGCCCTCCGGTCCGAGTACTCGGGAACTGATGCAGATCTCAGCCGAAGTCGGGGTGCCAATCCTGGCCGGGCTGTTCGAAGAGGACCAGGGGGACGTGTATAACACATACGTCTGTGTCGATGGGCACCAGCTGGTAGCCCGTTTTCGCAAGCTGCATGCGTTCGTGAATTCGCACCTGTCTTCAGGGAGTGAATACGTGGTTTTCGATCTGCGTGGCTGTCGCTGTGGGATTTTGATCTGCTACGACAACAACCTGGTCGAAAATGTGCGGATGACGACGATGCTGGGAGCCGAGATCATCTTTATGCCGCACGTGACCTGTTGCCTGCCATCAGTGATGCCCGGGCGGGGACTCGTCGATCCAAAACTCTGGGACAACCGGGACCGGGATCCGGTACGGCTGCGACAGGAATTTCAGGGCCCCAAAGGTAAGGGCTGGCTGATGCGCTGGCTGCCCGCGCGGGCCTATGACAATGGCGTATATGCAATCTTCACGAACCCGGTCGGCATGGATGACCAGGAAGTCAAGCCGGGACTGTCGATGATCCTCGATCCGTTCGGTGAGATCATTGCTGAATGCACGAACCTGGGAGACGATATGGCGATTGCTCTGTGCACTGAAGAAAAACTGGGACAAGCCGGCGGGCGGCGTTATATCCGTGCCCGGCGTCCCGAACTGTACGGCAAGCTGGTCGAGCCCCCGGCGGAACCCCCCGTGACGGAACCGGGGTGGGAACTGAAGCCCTCCAGTTGA
- a CDS encoding DUF1501 domain-containing protein codes for MTEVNSGGMCAPHLLNRRQAMQIGVGLFGLNLPQLLQAKKSGAKESGKQDISCIFIFLAGGPSHFETFDPKPEAPAEIRGPWKPIDTNVPGIQICEKLPLLAQRMDKVAVIRSWQGKSGSHSTGSQHVASGFKPIGKQYFPNFGCLVSALYGSRVPGMPAHLGIPVAARYTDPPGYLGTAYSAFDLKGDPSKPEMELGGLNLSKVRFENRLEMLSQLENLSRLQEIQNSQFESVDKFTEEAIAMLTSGAMQKAINLDEESVQTRERYGDNIYGRRVLLGRRLIEAGARFVTINQAVQGGLFGNAKTNGTWDNHGWLFDSMMTFSKPPADLPKGKRWHSYAGPGNVPQLDMSLSALLDDLEERGLLDTTLVVAMGEFGRTPKINATAGRDHYPNAGSVLMAGGPVQRGTVIGATDRKGSLPSTRPWRPEDFATSIYHALGIDAHQTYFPRLPRPTPVAAGELIDGLF; via the coding sequence ATGACTGAAGTTAACTCGGGCGGTATGTGTGCGCCGCACCTGCTGAATCGACGACAGGCGATGCAGATCGGCGTCGGTCTGTTCGGCCTGAATCTGCCGCAACTGCTCCAGGCTAAAAAGTCAGGGGCGAAAGAATCAGGCAAGCAGGATATCTCCTGTATCTTCATTTTCCTGGCAGGCGGACCGAGCCATTTCGAAACCTTCGATCCCAAGCCGGAAGCCCCTGCTGAAATCCGCGGTCCCTGGAAACCGATCGATACCAACGTCCCCGGCATTCAGATCTGCGAAAAGCTCCCCCTGCTGGCACAGCGGATGGACAAAGTCGCTGTGATCCGTTCCTGGCAGGGAAAGAGCGGCTCGCACAGCACCGGTTCCCAGCATGTCGCCAGTGGGTTCAAACCGATCGGGAAACAGTATTTCCCTAACTTCGGCTGCCTGGTTTCCGCCCTGTACGGCAGCCGTGTCCCCGGCATGCCCGCCCATCTGGGCATTCCGGTCGCCGCCCGCTACACCGATCCCCCTGGTTACCTGGGAACCGCGTATTCCGCTTTTGATCTCAAGGGGGATCCGAGCAAACCGGAAATGGAACTGGGGGGCCTCAATCTCTCGAAAGTCCGCTTCGAAAACCGACTGGAAATGCTTTCCCAACTGGAAAATCTGAGCCGACTGCAGGAGATTCAGAACTCGCAGTTCGAATCGGTCGACAAATTCACCGAGGAAGCCATCGCCATGCTGACCAGCGGCGCGATGCAGAAAGCGATCAACCTCGACGAGGAATCCGTACAGACCCGCGAACGCTATGGCGACAATATCTATGGCCGCCGCGTCCTGCTGGGTCGTCGGCTGATTGAAGCAGGCGCCCGTTTCGTGACGATCAACCAGGCCGTTCAGGGCGGCCTGTTCGGAAACGCCAAAACCAACGGTACGTGGGATAACCATGGCTGGCTCTTCGATTCGATGATGACCTTCTCCAAGCCCCCCGCAGACCTGCCCAAAGGCAAACGCTGGCACAGCTACGCCGGCCCCGGAAACGTTCCCCAACTGGACATGTCACTCTCAGCCCTGCTGGACGATCTGGAGGAGCGCGGGCTGCTCGACACAACCCTCGTCGTCGCAATGGGCGAATTCGGACGCACGCCGAAAATCAACGCCACCGCAGGCCGCGATCACTATCCGAATGCGGGCAGCGTGCTGATGGCCGGCGGCCCCGTGCAACGCGGCACTGTCATTGGCGCCACCGACCGCAAAGGGAGCCTGCCCAGCACGCGTCCCTGGCGCCCCGAGGACTTTGCCACATCCATTTACCACGCGCTGGGCATCGACGCCCACCAGACCTATTTCCCCAGGCTCCCCCGCCCCACGCCGGTCGCTGCGGGTGAACTCATTGACGGCCTGTTCTGA
- a CDS encoding leucyl aminopeptidase, whose protein sequence is MATQLTNDSISAIEADWLIIPLAEAAPLPSAVAQLDEAIGGQITRLIEAEDFTGKLASTATLLGLSGIKTPRVLLAGLGPAKDLSLAALEKSMMTAARATSAKKETSIAVLLPDVSESSLSAAGIARQISIAMTVGSVGQDLYRAEPGRFPFQEVQIAGADSAEVQQAVLEGSILGEAVNLAREVVNRPAGDIFPVSFADKVVEIAKEIGLEAEILDEKQLAVEKMGSMLAVAQGSDQPPRLAILKHQGGDASAPTLALVGKGVTFDSGGLSIKPSDGMKTMKCDMGGAAAVLGAMTAIARLKLPVNVVGYMGLVENMVNGSSYKLGDVLTARNGKTIEVLNTDAEGRLVLADVLTLAVDRGASNLIDLATLTGACVVALGEDVTGVFSNTPAWSQAVQDAAKTTGESVWEMPMFPEFAEQLKSDVADLKNVGLRWGGAITAAKFLENFVSETPWVHLDIAGPAFASANLPHREGGGTGCMVRTLVEVAREYKG, encoded by the coding sequence ATGGCGACACAATTGACGAACGACTCCATTTCCGCAATCGAAGCAGACTGGCTGATCATTCCCCTGGCAGAAGCAGCTCCCCTGCCTTCCGCAGTAGCACAACTGGACGAAGCGATCGGCGGACAGATCACCCGCCTGATCGAAGCTGAAGATTTCACGGGCAAACTGGCATCAACGGCGACTCTACTGGGGCTGTCGGGCATTAAAACCCCCCGCGTCCTGCTGGCTGGTCTGGGCCCTGCCAAAGATCTTTCGCTGGCAGCGCTGGAAAAATCCATGATGACCGCCGCCCGCGCCACCTCAGCGAAAAAAGAGACCAGCATTGCGGTCCTGCTCCCGGACGTCTCAGAGAGCTCCCTTTCTGCAGCTGGGATCGCCCGCCAGATCAGCATCGCCATGACCGTCGGCTCTGTAGGACAGGACCTGTACCGGGCCGAGCCTGGCCGCTTCCCATTCCAGGAGGTTCAGATCGCTGGTGCGGATTCTGCAGAAGTGCAGCAGGCGGTCCTGGAAGGATCGATCCTGGGCGAAGCCGTCAACCTGGCACGGGAAGTAGTCAACCGTCCCGCCGGCGATATCTTTCCGGTCAGCTTTGCCGACAAGGTAGTTGAAATCGCCAAAGAGATCGGTCTGGAAGCAGAGATCCTCGATGAGAAACAACTGGCAGTGGAAAAGATGGGCTCTATGCTTGCAGTCGCCCAGGGAAGCGACCAGCCGCCCCGTCTGGCGATCCTGAAACATCAGGGCGGCGACGCCTCCGCTCCCACGCTGGCCCTGGTCGGTAAAGGGGTCACCTTCGACAGCGGCGGACTTTCAATCAAACCGAGTGACGGCATGAAGACCATGAAATGCGACATGGGCGGTGCTGCCGCGGTACTCGGTGCGATGACGGCAATTGCCCGCCTCAAACTGCCCGTGAATGTCGTGGGTTACATGGGCCTCGTGGAAAACATGGTCAACGGATCCTCTTATAAACTGGGCGATGTACTCACAGCCCGGAACGGCAAGACCATCGAAGTCCTCAACACTGATGCTGAAGGACGCCTGGTCCTGGCAGATGTGCTGACACTGGCTGTCGACCGCGGGGCCTCGAACCTGATCGACCTCGCGACCCTGACCGGAGCCTGTGTCGTTGCCCTGGGTGAAGATGTCACCGGCGTTTTCTCCAACACCCCGGCATGGTCCCAGGCGGTTCAGGACGCAGCGAAAACCACTGGCGAATCGGTCTGGGAAATGCCCATGTTTCCGGAGTTTGCCGAGCAGCTCAAGAGCGATGTGGCTGACCTGAAAAACGTCGGTCTCCGCTGGGGGGGTGCGATTACCGCCGCCAAGTTCCTGGAAAACTTCGTCAGCGAAACCCCGTGGGTGCACCTGGATATTGCTGGCCCCGCGTTCGCTTCTGCCAACCTGCCCCACCGTGAAGGGGGCGGAACCGGCTGCATGGTCCGTACCCTGGTGGAAGTCGCCCGCGAGTACAAAGGCTGA
- a CDS encoding right-handed parallel beta-helix repeat-containing protein, with translation MQRYPSQPQGSVSRRSWILNGLLSLTVIGSTLICAAECRAEIYEVGPEQKYTLLEKVPWESLSPGDEVRIHWRAQPYRSKWVICRRGTKDKPIVVKGIPSDKGELPVVDGRRAVTRPQLRYWGEQRGIIKIGGARDPADTMPVHIVIENLDIRSARPSFFYFSSEGLQKYFQNAAAIFIEKGEHITIRNCYLHDCGNGLFIAPDSKEILVENCAIYHNGIADSYYEHNVYTESAGITFQGNYLGPLRENCLGNNLKDRSAGLVVRYNWIESGNRQLDLVDSEGSDTIRFDPRYRSTYVYGNVLVKRKEDSNTQMIHYGGDSGSEENYRKGTLFLYNNTMISRRASTTLVRLSTESEHLDCRNNILYTTHEGKSLAILDEAGTASLSYNWIKSGWKAAHSTRFGKVSSEKEIHSGADPGFQDEAKNLFFLTAKSACLGKAGPLPAAVKANFPVKQEFKGPRGMKQRPAASLNDLGALERESEE, from the coding sequence GTGCAGCGATATCCATCACAACCGCAGGGATCTGTTTCCCGTCGCAGCTGGATTCTAAATGGTCTGCTCTCGCTGACCGTGATTGGCAGTACATTGATCTGTGCTGCAGAATGCCGGGCAGAAATTTATGAAGTCGGCCCCGAGCAGAAGTACACATTGCTGGAAAAGGTTCCCTGGGAGAGCCTGTCACCAGGCGATGAAGTCCGCATTCACTGGCGGGCGCAGCCTTACCGCAGCAAATGGGTAATCTGCCGACGCGGCACGAAAGACAAGCCGATCGTCGTCAAAGGGATTCCCTCCGACAAAGGGGAGTTACCCGTTGTGGATGGCCGGCGGGCGGTGACGCGGCCGCAGCTGCGCTACTGGGGCGAACAGCGGGGGATCATCAAAATCGGTGGTGCCCGCGATCCGGCAGATACGATGCCTGTGCACATTGTGATCGAAAACCTCGATATTCGCAGCGCCCGCCCCTCGTTCTTTTATTTCAGCTCGGAAGGGCTGCAGAAGTATTTCCAGAACGCCGCGGCGATCTTCATTGAAAAGGGCGAACACATCACGATCCGCAACTGTTATCTGCACGATTGCGGGAACGGACTGTTTATCGCCCCCGATTCGAAAGAGATCCTCGTCGAAAACTGTGCGATCTATCACAATGGGATTGCGGACAGCTACTATGAGCACAACGTCTACACTGAGTCGGCAGGCATCACCTTTCAGGGGAACTACCTTGGTCCCCTCCGCGAAAACTGCCTGGGGAACAATCTCAAAGATCGCTCCGCCGGCCTGGTGGTGCGCTACAACTGGATTGAAAGCGGCAACCGGCAGCTCGATCTCGTCGATTCCGAGGGGAGTGATACGATCCGTTTCGATCCCCGCTACCGATCCACGTATGTGTATGGCAATGTCCTGGTGAAACGCAAAGAAGATTCGAACACGCAGATGATTCACTACGGCGGTGACAGCGGCTCAGAAGAGAACTACCGTAAGGGGACGCTATTCCTCTATAACAATACAATGATTTCGCGTCGGGCTTCCACCACGCTGGTGCGGCTGTCAACAGAGAGCGAGCATCTGGACTGCCGGAATAATATTCTTTACACGACGCACGAAGGAAAGAGCCTGGCAATTCTGGATGAAGCGGGAACCGCCAGCCTGAGCTATAACTGGATCAAGTCGGGCTGGAAGGCGGCTCACTCAACCCGGTTCGGCAAGGTCAGTTCCGAAAAAGAAATCCACTCGGGCGCGGACCCGGGATTTCAGGACGAAGCGAAAAACCTGTTCTTTCTGACCGCAAAGTCGGCCTGTCTGGGTAAAGCCGGTCCTCTGCCCGCGGCGGTGAAGGCGAACTTCCCGGTCAAACAGGAGTTCAAAGGTCCCCGGGGAATGAAACAACGCCCCGCAGCATCGTTAAACGATCTGGGGGCGCTGGAACGGGAATCCGAAGAGTAA